The following are encoded together in the Phaseolus vulgaris cultivar G19833 chromosome 9, P. vulgaris v2.0, whole genome shotgun sequence genome:
- the LOC137821544 gene encoding glycosyltransferase BC10-like — MKTAKDLRLGMGDLQIFPGSRHRPPMKKPMWIIVLVLFVCVFLICAYIYPPKSSSACYIFSSGSCRSISDWLPPAPARQYTDEEIASHAVVRDILKTPTVLSKNPKIAFMFLSPGSLPFERLWDKFFQGHEGKFSVYVHASKTKPIHVSRYFVNRDVRSNQVVWGKISMVNAERRLLANALQDPDNQQFVLLSDSCVPLYTFDYIFDYLMYTNVSFVDCFKDPGPHGNGRYSQRMLPEVEIKNFRKGAQWFSMKRQHAVIVMADSLYYSKFKSYCQPGFEGKNCIADEHYLPTFFQIVDPGGIANWSTTHVDWSERKWHPKSYRVRDVTYELLKNITSIDVSVHVSSDEKRKAQSWPCLWNGIQKPCYLFARKFNPGTLDTLLQLFSNYSAP, encoded by the exons ATGAAGACAGCAAAAGATTTGCGCCTAGGCATGGGCGATTTGCAGATCTTTCCTGGGTCTCGTCATCGTCCTCCTATGAAGAAGCCAATGTGGATTATTGTCTTGGTTTTATTCGTGTGCGTGTTTCTAATATGTGCTTATATCTACCCACCAAAAAGCAGTTCTGCTTGTTACATCTTTTCTTCTGGAAGTTGCCGGTCAATTTCTGATTGGCTTCCACCAGCTCCCGCAAGGCAGTACACAGATGAAGAGATTGCATCGCATGCTGTTGTTAGGGATATTTTGAAAACACCTACAGTTCTTTCAAAGAATCCAAAAATTGCCTTCATGTTTTTGTCACCTGGTTCTCTACCATTTGAAAGATTGTGGGATAAATTTTTCCAA GGACATGAAGGGAAATTCTCAGTATATGTGCATGCATCTAAGACTAAACCAATTCACGTGAGCCGTTATTTTGTTAATCGGGATGTACGAAGTAATCAG GTGGTGTGGGGTAAAATATCTATGGTTAATGCAGAACGGCGACTACTGGCAAATGCTTTACAAGATCCCGATAACCAGCAATTTGTTTTACTTTCTGATAG CTGTGTGCCATTGTATacttttgattatatttttgatTATCTGATGTACACAAACGTCAGCTTTGTTGATTG cTTTAAGGATCCTGGTCCTCATGGCAATGGCAGGTATTCGCAACGCATGTTACCCGAAGTTGAGATAAAGAACTTTAGAAAGGGTGCACAG TGGTTTTCAATGAAGCGGCAGCATGCTGTTATAGTTATGGCTGACAGCCTGTATTACTCAAAATTTAAGTCTTACTGTCAG CCTGGTTTTGAAGGGAAAAATTGCATTGCAGATGAGCATTACTTACCTACATTCTTCCAG ATTGTTGATCCTGGTGGAATTGCAAATTGGTCAACAACTCATGTTGACTGGTCTGAGAGAAAGTGGCATCCAAAATCTTATAGGGTTCGAGATGTTACATATGAGCTTTTGAAGAATATTACG TCCATTGATGTTAGTGTGCATGTCTCCAGTGATGAGAAG AGAAAAGCACAAAGTTGGCCTTGCTTATGGAATGGGATTCAGAAGCCATGTTATCTATTTGCTAGGAAATTCAACCCTGGAACACTGGACACTTTGTTGCAGCTTTTTTCTAATTACTCAGCACCTTGA
- the LOC137822445 gene encoding uncharacterized protein, translating to MVNHISCYFLLFTIFILLVTGQKEVKEDSNGGSRDLDSSESVIEDETIRKCTGSQGLCKEQCDEDCCNSKCAAKYNMGVGTCKLYSKNYNMCICKYVCQPN from the exons ATGGTGAACCACATCTCTTgttattttcttctctttacCATTTTCATTCTGCTGGTAACAG GGCAAAAAGAAGTGAAAGAAGATTCAAATGGTGGTTCTAGAGATTTGGATTCATCTGAGTCTGTGATAGAAGATGAAACTATAAGGAAGTGCACTGGTTCTCAGGGACTCTGCAAAGAACAATGTGATGAAGATTGTTGCAATTCAAAATGTGCTGCCAAATACAATATGGGTGTTGGAACTTGTAAACTCTATTCTAAGAATTACAACATGTGTATTTGTAAATATGTTTGTCAACCAAATTAG